In one Amaranthus tricolor cultivar Red isolate AtriRed21 chromosome 8, ASM2621246v1, whole genome shotgun sequence genomic region, the following are encoded:
- the LOC130820160 gene encoding pollen-specific leucine-rich repeat extensin-like protein 1 isoform X1 — MGNCANKPLTTEGEAPAPEQKNVDETTREIQIDQNKDEGKKPETEGAEKPAEGAEKPADEKPSEPAKPEEAAKEVAIESKKEEAPKLAVEPPKPEASEPKKEEPKPAATPATAPATADKKVDEKKVEAK; from the exons ATGGGAAATTGTGCAAACAAGCCATTGACAACTGAAGGCGAAGCTCCGGCGCCGGAGCAAAAGAATGTTGATGAGACCACGAGAGAAATTCAAATAGATCAAAACAag GATGAAGGAAAGAAGCCAGAAACTGAGGGAGCCGAAAAGCCAGCCGAGGGAGCTGAAAAGCCAGCCGATGAGAAGCCATCAGAGCCAGCAAAACCTGAGGAAGCAGCCAAAGAAGTGGCTATTGAGTCGAAGAAAGAAGAAGCACCAAAGCTGGCAGTTGAGCCACCTAAGCCTGAAGCCTCTGAGCCAAAGAAAGAAGAGCCTAAACCAGCTGCAACTCCAGCCACGGCTCCAGCCACAGCTGACAAAAAAGTGGATGAGAAGAAAGTTGAGGCTAAGTGA
- the LOC130820160 gene encoding uncharacterized protein LOC130820160 isoform X2 produces MNMHAQQTQLKHNLLLIIQRMKERSQKLREPKSQPRELKSQPMRSHQSQQNLRKQPKKWLLSRRKKKHQSWQLSHLSLKPLSQRKKSLNQLQLQPRLQPQLTKKWMRRKLRLSEAH; encoded by the exons ATGAACATGCATGCTCAACAAACACAATTAAAGcataatttacttttaattaTACAAAG GATGAAGGAAAGAAGCCAGAAACTGAGGGAGCCGAAAAGCCAGCCGAGGGAGCTGAAAAGCCAGCCGATGAGAAGCCATCAGAGCCAGCAAAACCTGAGGAAGCAGCCAAAGAAGTGGCTATTGAGTCGAAGAAAGAAGAAGCACCAAAGCTGGCAGTTGAGCCACCTAAGCCTGAAGCCTCTGAGCCAAAGAAAGAAGAGCCTAAACCAGCTGCAACTCCAGCCACGGCTCCAGCCACAGCTGACAAAAAAGTGGATGAGAAGAAAGTTGAGGCTAAGTGAAGCACACTGA